The region TTCAAAACCAGAGCCGCATGGAGAAGCTCTCTTCCACATCTTGATGAATTTCGAGTCCCGATTGCACCTTGTCAATGGAGGAAGTAAAGGAATGTAACTTTGTTTTGAACCTGAAAAAAAGAAACCGAGGTCAAAAGAAAAGCTATGAACATAGCACACTTTTCTTGTATATTAAAGTAATGAAGCAATTTTCTGTTATGTTATTAGTCTAACAAGTTTTTTTTCCTCTATAGGTGAATCCAAAATCAGTTTTTTACCACATGCTGCAACAAATTTCATGTAATCCATGAAGAGGTTTTCTAATCCATCAACAAGATCTTGAACTAAATCTTCTGTAATTGCTATTGGAACTTGGAAGAATTCGTCCACGGTGGTTGCGGCCAATTTCATTAGCTCAGAAGCTGATTGTGCATAGAGTTCTGTTTTAGACTTTGGATTCCATGTCTGCAACAAAAATGAATTGTAACCATATAATTTATGGTAAAATATAACAATAAGTTAAACACATAAACAAGTGTCATCATAAAGCCAAAACTTACTTCAGTCTCTTTTGCCCTTTGCAAACTCTCTTTGCCTTTATTGAGTGAATCATCAATCCATTTTCCAAGAAGACTTAACATGACTGAATCAACATCAAAGGGAGCCATCTGTCTCACAACGGTTTTTCCACCGTCATCGCAATCATTAGAATCTTCAACAACTATTTGGACAATTAGCTTTTCTAGCTTGCCAGCCCTTTGCAATACTTGAACTGATTCAGATGTCAATGAGGTCACTTCACCTACATACTGCCTTAGAACTTGGCCATAGCATGTGTGCAACATCATTGCTGCAACTGCACCTGATGTTGGATGCCATTTCCTTAGTATTGGACTGAAATGTTGTCTTTCTTTCATCACCAAAACTTCCGTCTCGAGAGCTAGTTGTAGCAGAAGTTCACTCAATTCTTTCTTTCTTTCATATTCACTATATTTTGCATTCACTGCCTCCAATACCTTCATGAATAAAAGAAAAACATTATGAATGTTTGTGATTTTCTGACACTGGAAAACATTTTACGCTGACGATAGTACGGTACATCAAAATTAAACTCTTTAACTTATATGCAAACCTTACCTTTTCAAATGCATTTTTCATGGATGAACGGATATAGTTATCAACACGGTCGCCGGATGAATCCACAATGGTAATGTCTCTTCTCTCGCCCTTTTCTCCGTCTGTGATTGTAAGATCTTCTCCTGAAATCTTCGAGACCAACAATGCGACAGGAACAAGGTGTTCGATTTGAGAAATGTTCCCTCTTTGGAAATATTCATGATAATTAAGCAACCTCTTCTCAGCCCAACCCTGCATCGAATTCAACACCGAGGAAAGAATCTTAACATACAAAGACTCCTTCTCCCTCTTAGCATCATTTGCAACCTCATTCAACATAACATACGATGCAGAAAGAAGATCAGGTTCAATCTGTCCGGTAGCTATATACTGCTGAAACAGAACCCAAGTGAAGCATATGTTATGAATAGGCAATGTGATTCCTAATGTTGACCATGTTTTCTTTATGAGTTCAAGAAGCTCATCAACTTCATCAAGGACTAATGTTTCATCCCGGATATCGAAAATCGAGTGAAGAAGAGCAGTATAGAGGTGAATATTGAAAGGGAATCCATCCGCCCAATGACAAACATCGGTGGGAGTACCGTTGTTACTTCTCCATGACAAAGAAACAACAGAATTACAAAGAGTTCTCATTGTGTCTGAGTTTTTGCCAATGTCTATTGGTTTGGACTCGCCGCTGTTTATGATGTCTCGAAGACGTGAAGCAAATGTGTTGTTGTTTTCTAAAGGGAGTGATGGGTTTAAGAGGAGTCCTGCTTCAAGGATTTTGAGCTGTCTCTTTTGCCACATATGATACTCATTTGAATCACTGAATTCTGATGGCTTTAGGTGTCGAAGCAGTTCCAATGGTAGAATTATAGTTTCGGCTCTCTTTCCCACCTGAAATTTTTCATGCATTGAACTTGCAATTAGATCCATATTAACAAGAGTTTAATGAATATACACCCGACAGACAATGTAAATTTAACACTATCGTCTAATAAGAAACCAGTCTGCCATGTCATGGAAgtaattttaaatatttttgtgatttGACATGATACTTGTCGGTTATTGGTTTTGGCACTTTTACACCGACGGTGCACCACCTAACCTATTTTCTCTATTAACAAATTGAAATACATTCAAGAACATTTAAAAAACGGTTTGCGACAGCGAAAATGGCTGCGACAAAACGATAGCTACAGTTCCCGATATCGATACCATTGTTTATCATTTTCATTTTGAAGAATAAATTATGAATAATTGACACTGGAACAACTGCAATTAGTGTTGTGATACATGTATCAACTGAAATTAGAAAAACCTTTAGCCAACGATTTTTAAAACCTTTACATGAGACACATTTAATGATGTTTTTGTAATTTTGGTTAATTATTTGCACGTCTTCATTGTCTTGTTCCCAAAAATAAGATCTAAAATTGTATGACATGAATGAACATGAAGCatagaaaatagaaaatagaaaatagaaagaaaaaaaaacatacTTGACCAACAACGGTTCTCATAAGGGTCTTGCGCAACTTATTATCATCATGTTCCGTCACCCTCATCTGCTGTCTCATTATCTCCGCGGCGGTCATTGGTCGTCGCGGCCTAAAAGGAGGCACCGTGTTTGAAAGAGGACTAACAGCTCCACCGACCGGAGACGAAGGCAATGAAGATACACCTCCGCTATTCATTCTTTTGGACGGCGATCTCTTAATAAGCCTCAAACCAAGCGCTCTCTTCACCCTACTCGTTGGTTTCGTCACCACCTGGTTCAATTTTCCACCATCCCCGTTTCCTCCATTATTCTCGTGATTCGAATGAAACGTCAGCGCGTGACGTCCACCGAAGCCCGGCGTTGATCGGCATGACGTGAAAAAAATCTCGTACGCTGTTTCCCTTACATCGTCAGCGTTCAACCCCTCCAACTTCCCGAACGGCCATTCGAGGTCCTCCTCGATGACCGTATCGAGACGGCGTTGGAGGAAGTCGAGACGCGAGGATGAGACGGAAGGATAGGACTCGCGGCGGCTATGCTGACCCATTCGCCGGAGGGTCAGGATAACCGGTGCTGGTGGTGGCGATttttgattttgaaatcaaaGAATATCTGGGGCAAGAGAGTGAGAGAGGGAGAAATGCATGGTGTTTGGTTTTAAAAAGGAGGAGAGAGTTGCATGATATACAGTTAACGTTGACAGCAGTTTCATAGGTTTGCCAACGTTGTTGTTGTTAGCGAAGAATACGAGAGATGGTGTGGTGGACATGTAATGTACTGTATCCTCCTTGCTAAAACAGAAAAGCTATCGATTTCTTGCATGTTTTTTTTCGCTTTTTTCTAGGAAACAATATAAATATTTCCTTGTTTTTTACTTTGCActtttcatgttcatttttttaTCAAATATTTTCAAATTTGCAAGAAAAAGGTCTCCAAATTAATTATTGTTAGTATTATATAAGGAAATTTATGGTTCTTCCATAATCCAACCATTTTGTTCTGTTATTTTTTgtttaataaaatatttaaaatatttttagaaaCTAATATACAGAACTTAGATAATTATCTTTTAATGTCTCCATAATATActaaaatatatttatttttcaaacAAATAAATATTCGCAACAGATGAGATGTCACACCCACTAGTGTATGCATTCAAAAGCGTATGCATTCAAAAAATATGTAGGTGTCTATTTCACTTGCACATGCATCACCAACACACCTATAGGTCTGGCGCATGTGTTGTAGGTTGTTAATTCCTGGTTGTTTTGATTGGTAGTAATTTTGATAAAACTAACTTAGCTGCAACATGTCGAACAAGATGTTCTAACATGTGGTTGTGACATCTTGTCTGAAAAATGTTTTCATCTTGGTAACGTTTGTAGGGTTAACTGTCTACAGAATATTTTAGGAATATTAAGCATTCCCTTGTGACGTTCGTGATTGAGGAATCAGAGATTCGAATTGTGGTTAACAGATTATGTTTCCTAAATGTTaagacattttaggaaacttttgattgATAACCTAATGTTATGCAGTTGGTGTTCGTGGAATACATAGCTCAAATCCAATGCATTCTATGGTTATAAATCTAATGTCTCAAAACCTAATTACTTACGAAGAAGAGAAGATAGTTGACCGCATTAAAGTTTGAGTGTTTGTGTAATTTGTGCGCCTCTCAAATATCATCTTGATATATGCGTAGGACTGTGTTGATTGGTTCTAAGCATTGTCAAAcactcataagcttttaagcattgagtgattgtgtatccttgaagtgtgtcttctgAATTTCTTGTAAGTGTTTAaatatcactgttgtgattgatAGGGAGGTGAGAAGGGTCTCACACCTAGGAGTGTCTTAGGTAGAAGTTAGGCACGAGTAGTGATTAGGTTGTTTTCTGTAAATTGGAGATAGTTTGCAGAAGGTCTAGAAACTAATATTATTTAGTGAATTTCCTCCCTGAtttggtagcccccagatgtaggtaTAGTTGCACACCAAATTTGGTTAGCAACTTtgtgtgtttgtttattttatgTTCCTCTATATGTAAGTTGTCATGTTATTGTTCAGATATCAGTGTCTTGACATCTCATAGGACATCTGATATCTacataccagaatttcaattggtatcagagcaggcatcctactCTATTTCTGGGTGAGATTCAAGGAAGATACTTTCTGGTGCAATGGACAAGGAAGGAGGCTTTGTGAACAGACCACCCATTCTTGATGGAACTAGCTATGACTACTAGAAAGCATGTATGGTAGCTtttgtaacaacccaattttagtatttatttcttatactattattattatattttattttatttatttggagtgttaattaattaattggttgttaggaagtgtaataattgattatattgattaatttggtgtgttaatcaattatttagttgatatgagatataattgaataattgaattaattaacttggtgtgtatactgtgttggtttaatttatttgaattaaatagagatattataatactatgtcttattgggcctattaattaaattagaggtatcattatttaagcccaaatataatactagaatagtaagaggtaggagagtgagaagtaggattcatttggttatttgacggcaacagagaaagaaaagaggaaaagtaaggagaagaggggaagaacaagagagaagctaaggttttcagaaaattgaagaggtaagggggagaatccttattattatgggttagtatgattgggtcaatgggtagaaatatgtttaggttgaaatccctaaatttcatggtttttggaattgttaggtttttatgagtattcttgatttatggtgatttgattgtgttaaaaatgtaaattaactttatacacttagagtattgtatgagttataattttctgagcgtttggctttttacggaatcgaaatcggaggtccgaaaggcctccaacgatgaaaagCGCAGtaaattctgcattctgttttgtgttaaccggttaaccaaaagcgttaaccggttacttgttAAAATCTGCGCAGAAAGTccattctgttttgtgttaaccggttaaccaaaaccgttaaccggttaacactgttgaaaatctaccaggaagtgcattctgtttcgcgttaaccggttacctcaaagcgttaaccggttaacactgttgaaaaatgaaaaattgagacTTTAAAGGTTGTATTCAGTTTGAAATGAAATCgaagtgtgcgtatttgataattagcctatatttgtgaatgatatattgttatgaatgtgtatatgtaccattggtggataattcatagagttgaattatggtgatatgtggaatgttaagatggtagagattatcttaattgcatatgtgttggtatttgtacattcattcatggcatggtcggctttatgggaagcggtgaaactgtgggttcacatgttaatagacgttgatccttaattggaaataggcgtagtagacgttgatccttaattggaaatagatgtagtggcttggattctaaatattgaatcggaaagcggtaaaactgtgggttcacatagacgttgatccttaattggaaataggcgtagcagacgttgatccttaattggaaatagacgtagtggcttggattctagatatttaatcggaaagcggtgaaactgtgggttcacatagacgttgatccttaattggaaataggcgtagcagacgttgatccttaattggaaatagacgtagtggctttgatcttgtccgggTCGAAAGCGTGGCTTGGGTTCTAGATATTGAATCagaaagcggtgaaacgttgggttcacattacggtaccacatgcatagagtcacatgtcttgcattgagtcacattagagttatgtgataattgaatgtatgcattgatgtgattgtgaggtgtgtatgggatatggtaattgaatttggtgatgtttggatacataacttggcaaaatatgtgattgtgtgataattgtagttatgtgtatatttgggaatagagtattggattttaatattgtactccttgagttgtgatggatgtttgaaacatgtgaaataaatgttggttaatattattgacatggttatacaGGGTGTGATGAATTtcgttaattgttgatttaatcattgtgccttattatacttcttcataatgatttgaattctcacccttctgtttgaatgttgcctttacatgggcatcatgcagatattcaagagtagtattgctgaagtaagtggacggtagctcactcgagatttagccggagaaTTTCTGTGTTTTGGTtttagagactaggtagtgagtcaatgctctggtcatgtaacacggggtagattagtagtattgaactcatatcttatttggatatgtattatgttattacttgcgAACATGTTTAATTGCATTTGCTGGTTGAGAGGCCATAGTGtcaaatattctggatatggttttatcttatcttgaggagattattgagagatgatcatggtatgggacatggatcattttatgaaatacatgagtattcattattttccgctgcgaacgcatattcctgaatattcatgataattgaaatatgttattttaaatgaccaggtgtattgtatatcGATGATGAATGAAagttggtttttgaaagcttttagtttttgaaaacgtcgatgtgacgcctttttgtttatatgcgtgcttatttactctgattatatgttaagtattttggggtagaaaaaggggtgttacagcTTTCATCAAATCCATGGACAGCAAGGCTTGGAAATCTGTGGTCAAAGAATGGGATCAACCAATGATTAGAGATAAAGATGGTAAGATCACTAAAGAGTTGAAGCCTGAGGAAGACtgggatgatgaagatgacaaATTAGCTCAGGGAAACTTCAAAGCtttgaatgctatattcaatggagtgGACACGAACATCTTTAGACTAATAAACAATCGCATTGTTgctaaagatgcttgggagaTCTTGAAGACTACTCATGAAGGAACCTCCAAGGTTAAGATGTCAAGATTTCAAATTCTGATCACTAAGTTTGAGAacttaagaatgaaggaggatgAGAGCATccatgactttcacatgaatgTCATTGAGATAGCCAATGCCTCAAGTGATCTAGGGGAGAAGATGTCAGAAGCCAAGCTGGTCAGAAAAATCCTCAGGTCTCTTCAAAAGagatttgacatgaaggttactgtaacacctcaaaatttgccct is a window of Lathyrus oleraceus cultivar Zhongwan6 chromosome 6, CAAS_Psat_ZW6_1.0, whole genome shotgun sequence DNA encoding:
- the LOC127097515 gene encoding protein unc-13 homolog, coding for MGQHSRRESYPSVSSSRLDFLQRRLDTVIEEDLEWPFGKLEGLNADDVRETAYEIFFTSCRSTPGFGGRHALTFHSNHENNGGNGDGGKLNQVVTKPTSRVKRALGLRLIKRSPSKRMNSGGVSSLPSSPVGGAVSPLSNTVPPFRPRRPMTAAEIMRQQMRVTEHDDNKLRKTLMRTVVGQVGKRAETIILPLELLRHLKPSEFSDSNEYHMWQKRQLKILEAGLLLNPSLPLENNNTFASRLRDIINSGESKPIDIGKNSDTMRTLCNSVVSLSWRSNNGTPTDVCHWADGFPFNIHLYTALLHSIFDIRDETLVLDEVDELLELIKKTWSTLGITLPIHNICFTWVLFQQYIATGQIEPDLLSASYVMLNEVANDAKREKESLYVKILSSVLNSMQGWAEKRLLNYHEYFQRGNISQIEHLVPVALLVSKISGEDLTITDGEKGERRDITIVDSSGDRVDNYIRSSMKNAFEKVLEAVNAKYSEYERKKELSELLLQLALETEVLVMKERQHFSPILRKWHPTSGAVAAMMLHTCYGQVLRQYVGEVTSLTSESVQVLQRAGKLEKLIVQIVVEDSNDCDDGGKTVVRQMAPFDVDSVMLSLLGKWIDDSLNKGKESLQRAKETETWNPKSKTELYAQSASELMKLAATTVDEFFQVPIAITEDLVQDLVDGLENLFMDYMKFVAACGSKQSYIPLLPPLTRCNRDSKFIKMWKRASPCGSGFEDSYQINGANEGHNPRPSTSRGTQRLYVRLNTLHYLLSTIHSLEKSLSTNPGIVPSNRLRFANNRRAQTSNASYFETVNMSILASCQNVSEVAAYRLVFLDSSSVFYDRLYVGGVTRGHIRPVLRILKQNVILMSTILTDRAQPLAMKEVMKSSFDAFLMVLLAGGSTRVFHRYDHDALQEDFMNLKRVFSNNVEGLIGENVVDGEAAVVEGVIALMGQSTEQLIEDFSIATCESSGIGVMGNGQKLPMPPTTCKWNRADPNTILRVLCYRNDSSANQFLKRTFQLAKRS